The following are from one region of the Ischnura elegans chromosome 12, ioIscEleg1.1, whole genome shotgun sequence genome:
- the LOC124169600 gene encoding methyltransferase-like protein 22: MSYIDMSDCLITSEVHPFTERANAEPVVNPQNVVAKFIFTFPAEFKNNHHKEPFMDEDGDYLVHRRCEVNREECLLIEHSVSTTLSLVGEQIWRGALLLADFLLHHGSTLLKDKIALELGSGTGLSGIVSALFCSEVICTDLNRGHILDLIRSNAKRNLCSLGLESGKILVEELDFLNKEWNETLKKKLSNVSVIFAADVIYDNDVSEGFLDTLCRLLVGYGKERKAYLAMEKRYVFTTADLDSVAPCYEHFLSCLQRSPLWSHSTRLKIDFPQYFNYERGKDLVLWEIVGT, translated from the exons GTCTGAGGTTCATCCTTTCACTGAAAGAGCTAATGCCGAGCCGGTTGTGAATCCTCAAA ATGTCGTAGCTAAGTTTATCTTCACGTTTCCGGCTGAATTCAAGAATAATCACCACAAAGAGCCTTTTATGGATGAAGATGGAGATTATCTTGTACACCGTAGATGTGAAGTGAATCGTGAAGAATGTCTTTTAATCG AGCATAGTGTATCAACTACCCTCAGTCTAGTGGGTGAACAAATTTGGAGAGGTGCCTTATTGCTTGCTGATTTTTTGTTGCATCATGGATCTACTTTGCTGAAGGATAAAATAGCTTTAGAATTAGGCTCTGGCACAGGACTGTCAGGCATAGTTTCTGCACTTTTCTGTTCTGAAGTTATCTGTACAG ACTTAAACAGAGGACACATACTGGACCTCATTCGTTCAAATGCTAAGAGGAATTTATGTTCTCTTGGGTTAGAATCAGGAAAGATTCTAGTTGAAGAACTTGATTTCCTCAACAAAGAATGGAATGAAACCCTTAAGAAAAAACTCAGCAATGTATCTGTTATTTTTGCTGCTGATG tTATTTATGACAATGATGTCTCAGAGGGGTTTTTGGACACACTTTGCCGCCTTTTGGTGGGATATGGGAAAGAAAGGAAGGCATATTTAGCTATGGAAAAAAG GTATGTTTTCACTACAGCAGATTTGGATTCTGTTGCTCCTTGCTATGAGCATTTCTTGTCCTGCCTACAGAGATCTCCCCTGTGGTCTCACTCCACTCGCCTCAAAATTGATTTTCCTCAGTATTTCAACTATGAGCGAGGAAAGGATTTAGTTTTGTGGGAAATAGTGGGGACATAA